The following are encoded in a window of Methanomassiliicoccales archaeon genomic DNA:
- a CDS encoding PLP-dependent aspartate aminotransferase family protein — protein sequence MEKSKRNLSTLAVHAGEKKERTFGAVTPPIFQTSTFYFPTDDEQTWEGIVPEGSYIYTRHGNPTLRMAEDKIAVLEGAERGLVFSSGMASIATTLITFLEKNDVVVSIRDVYGGTHSLMKRELPRMGIRVVFVDSANTEEILETVEKYSPKVLYLESPTNPMLKIVDIPKVTRKAHELGTIVIIDNTFATPVNQNPIDMGVDIVIHSCTKYLNGHSDLIAGAVVGKSKHMEEIAKRRIVFGGVLDPFGAFLLLRGLKTLAVRMQKHNENGKIIAEYLESNKSVERVYYPGLASHPQHNLAKSLLRGFGGMVSFEIAGGRREAERMLKTLRLIKLATSLGGVESLASMPFNTSHASLSQQEREQLGIKDTLIRLSIGIEDSEDIVRDLDQAIRIV from the coding sequence ATGGAAAAAAGTAAGAGAAATTTATCGACATTAGCTGTCCACGCAGGTGAGAAAAAGGAAAGAACATTTGGGGCTGTAACACCACCGATATTTCAAACTTCGACATTCTACTTCCCAACTGACGATGAGCAAACTTGGGAAGGAATCGTTCCTGAGGGCTCGTACATTTACACGAGACATGGCAACCCCACTCTCAGAATGGCTGAAGATAAAATTGCGGTTCTCGAGGGTGCGGAAAGAGGATTGGTATTTTCGTCAGGAATGGCATCAATAGCTACGACTCTCATTACCTTTTTGGAAAAGAATGATGTCGTCGTATCTATAAGGGATGTATATGGTGGCACCCATTCATTAATGAAGCGTGAACTTCCACGCATGGGAATTCGCGTTGTCTTCGTTGATTCAGCCAATACGGAAGAGATTCTTGAAACGGTTGAAAAATATTCACCAAAGGTGCTCTATCTCGAGTCTCCGACAAATCCGATGCTGAAAATCGTTGATATTCCCAAAGTCACGAGGAAAGCCCATGAGTTGGGAACAATCGTGATCATTGACAATACATTTGCCACCCCAGTGAATCAGAATCCGATCGACATGGGTGTAGATATCGTAATCCATAGTTGCACAAAATACCTCAACGGCCATTCGGATCTGATTGCTGGAGCCGTCGTTGGGAAAAGTAAGCATATGGAGGAGATAGCAAAGAGGCGAATTGTTTTTGGTGGCGTACTGGATCCATTTGGAGCGTTCCTTCTTTTGAGGGGATTAAAGACGCTTGCCGTAAGAATGCAGAAACACAACGAAAACGGGAAAATAATAGCTGAATACCTTGAATCAAATAAATCAGTAGAGCGTGTTTATTATCCTGGACTCGCTAGCCATCCCCAGCATAATTTGGCAAAATCTCTGTTAAGAGGGTTTGGCGGCATGGTAAGCTTCGAAATCGCAGGAGGAAGAAGGGAAGCCGAGAGAATGCTGAAAACCCTACGCTTGATAAAATTAGCAACGAGCCTTGGCGGGGTAGAATCGCTAGCGAGCATGCCGTTCAATACATCCCATGCCTCACTCTCTCAACAGGAGAGGGAACAACTTGGTATAAAAGACACTCTTATTCGCCTCTCCATCGGGATCGAAGACAGCGAAGATATTGTGAGAGATCTTGATCAGGCGATCAGAATCGTATAG
- the hisS gene encoding histidine--tRNA ligase, which translates to MIQRPRGTRDFGPDEMERRRHYEGIMRREAEIFGFREIATPIFEHAELFTIKSGPGILEEMYVFEDKSGRQLTLRPELTAPVIRFFINELSDLPRPLKLFYIGPCFRYERPQSGRFREFYQFGAELIGVKNPESDAEVIALAHSIISRIGLEGYRIRIGHIGILRDLLKRNGIDGDDAALILQKLDKKSYDEARQLMQQKKINEDSIREIIEITSISGSPDILKQTRHLRGEAIEYLQDLVDILEIMGVTNITIDLGVVRGLDYYTGMVFEIEVPSLGTEKQVCGGGSYSLAELFGGEKVFSTGFAIGFDRTLLALEKQGAKISRKRIDVFVIPLHEDLRLKGFEIVTKLRKEGISADIDLMRRSLQKNLKYASSTGARYSILLGPKELQENSIILRNMDTGVQRQIRIEEIATEIRSERPESV; encoded by the coding sequence ATGATTCAGCGACCCAGAGGTACGAGGGATTTCGGACCTGATGAAATGGAAAGAAGGCGCCACTACGAAGGTATAATGAGGAGAGAAGCTGAAATCTTTGGTTTTAGAGAAATTGCAACGCCGATCTTTGAGCACGCTGAGCTTTTCACGATAAAATCTGGACCGGGTATTCTTGAGGAAATGTATGTGTTCGAAGATAAGAGCGGCCGCCAGCTCACCCTGAGACCAGAACTCACCGCGCCTGTTATACGCTTCTTTATCAACGAACTTTCAGATCTGCCCCGTCCATTAAAATTATTCTACATCGGCCCGTGTTTCAGGTATGAAAGACCGCAGAGCGGTAGATTCCGCGAGTTTTACCAATTTGGCGCCGAGTTAATAGGTGTCAAGAATCCTGAATCCGACGCGGAGGTTATTGCCCTTGCGCATTCAATCATTTCAAGAATAGGACTTGAAGGTTATAGAATAAGGATCGGGCATATAGGCATTTTAAGGGATCTTTTGAAAAGAAATGGCATTGATGGTGATGATGCTGCCCTGATCCTGCAGAAGCTTGACAAGAAATCATACGATGAAGCACGCCAACTCATGCAACAAAAGAAAATCAATGAAGACTCCATTCGTGAAATTATCGAGATAACATCGATCTCAGGATCTCCAGACATACTCAAGCAAACCAGGCATTTGCGGGGAGAGGCGATTGAATATCTGCAAGACCTGGTGGACATACTCGAAATCATGGGCGTCACGAATATCACAATAGATCTTGGTGTTGTTCGCGGACTCGATTACTACACTGGTATGGTGTTTGAGATAGAAGTACCATCTCTTGGCACAGAAAAGCAAGTTTGCGGCGGGGGATCGTATTCTCTTGCCGAACTTTTCGGAGGCGAGAAAGTTTTTTCGACTGGTTTCGCCATAGGATTTGATCGGACATTGCTTGCCCTGGAAAAGCAAGGCGCAAAAATATCAAGGAAGCGAATTGATGTTTTTGTGATTCCACTTCATGAAGACTTGAGGCTGAAAGGTTTTGAAATTGTCACTAAATTGCGAAAAGAGGGGATTTCTGCAGATATCGATTTAATGAGAAGATCATTGCAAAAAAATCTAAAGTACGCATCGTCTACAGGCGCTCGCTATTCGATTCTCCTGGGTCCCAAAGAGCTGCAGGAAAATTCAATTATTTTGAGGAACATGGACACAGGCGTGCAGCGCCAAATTAGAATTGAAGAAATTGCAACAGAAATAAGGAGTGAAAGACCCGAGAGCGTCTGA
- a CDS encoding ribonuclease HI family protein, with product MNVYTDGGSRGNPGPAAYAVIIEGERGEILREFSQYVGRATNNEAEYRGVIAGLREATKFGAKKIRLFVDSELIAKQLLREYAIRASNLIPLAGEAFELMRNFDEVLIAAVRREDPMISRADRLVNMALDARERNSTTKNH from the coding sequence TTGAATGTTTATACTGATGGTGGCTCACGGGGTAACCCAGGACCTGCTGCTTACGCCGTTATCATCGAAGGTGAGCGCGGTGAGATCTTAAGGGAATTCTCCCAGTATGTTGGCAGAGCAACGAACAACGAAGCTGAATATAGAGGAGTTATCGCTGGTCTAAGAGAGGCCACGAAGTTCGGTGCTAAGAAGATAAGGTTATTCGTTGATAGTGAGCTCATCGCAAAACAATTGCTGAGAGAGTACGCCATTCGAGCATCTAACTTGATTCCATTGGCTGGAGAAGCATTTGAGCTCATGAGGAATTTCGATGAGGTGTTGATAGCAGCAGTCAGGAGAGAAGATCCGATGATCTCTCGTGCCGATAGGCTTGTTAATATGGCGCTCGATGCGCGTGAACGAAATTCTACCACAAAGAACCATTAA
- a CDS encoding aspartate 1-decarboxylase, which produces MRELLHAKIHRATVTNVEPEYTGSIGIDEFLLEKADIWEGEKVLISDINNGARFETYVVRERAGSGIIAVKGAAARLVSVGDKIIIMAFEVTNAPVEPKVVIVDDENRFIRYS; this is translated from the coding sequence ATGCGAGAACTATTGCACGCAAAGATACATCGTGCGACCGTCACTAATGTAGAACCAGAGTATACTGGAAGTATCGGCATTGATGAATTCCTTTTAGAAAAAGCCGATATATGGGAGGGAGAAAAAGTCCTCATTTCAGACATAAATAACGGCGCGCGGTTTGAAACTTATGTAGTTAGAGAGAGAGCAGGCTCTGGTATTATTGCTGTTAAGGGGGCAGCAGCACGACTTGTGAGTGTTGGTGATAAAATCATTATTATGGCATTTGAAGTCACTAATGCGCCTGTAGAACCAAAGGTTGTTATTGTAGACGATGAAAATCGTTTTATCAGATACTCATAG
- a CDS encoding PKD domain-containing protein codes for MKLGLANPLCALLAVLILFTGLNAPGTNDHVVSTDVVSKNLEVTIDLGQYEVWTATLDVNEHMNDVFWKVNEYGIMFPCKSINILLPPDAIFLDYRYETVSPIWIRQNSWATNFGKIYPINDTNKYELKESLPAVLARLPGVQVEFGGVHRLEGLPVATFCVCPVSFELTNNSVIFSKMMKIRCILESINVERDDRNENILGWISDDLRQRIENPDMLDRYFDPYSTYLPAKNLDTSEYVIITDENMKGAFLTLKEWKESRGSVNPRLRNLTTRIVTVEWIKSSRVFWGDPESHSEHGNDTQTKIRNFIKFAHYNWATKYVLLGGDDELLPCRKVFVKNGLYQAQIPADIYYAGLDGEWDNDGDGVYGEGDGDGGGANGEEADLLAEVYVGRAPVSTVYEAHNFVSKTIAYETSQCDDWLNRIVLVGNKLDNYPTWGGDYKDEVAESTFPASDPDLDILRLYERDRSFSTYALTNAINQGIHILNHIGHGSVTSFADLDINDVRALTNNRYFLLYTQACDVGAFDLEKGGETDSIVEHFVAGTHGAFAAIANSRYGWYTQGSTEGPSQKFDIEFFDSIFNERIRNLGHALADSKEDLLAAVASTGPYRWAYMSLNLLGDPETEVHFVESRSHDIAITGIQCDECYVGEKCNITAIVTNLGSNTEFNLPIELIVDGELIAANFLNLSPQSSSILSFSWTCNMYSPVLIQIRANATFDKWKANDEMSSWCIPTLKIKENYSILNENVTLSCNVLVEETGQFYVENSTIMFSWNRTHEFTILVCGMFVVENSKLTTGGFAFYSISTTGNSDVSFLNSTIRGFSSCSGRSGIEIEGSLIINHCILESPDGSVNINNTSHAVVANTIILGSENGISMSNSTGSAILNITSEVKLTGIEIKNSSGIAVIGCVISGSSFGIVLSYSKNLSLIDNKVSNNKYDFIIYGSSRDHFIHNLSGNFITSGPLTYLYEEKNKEFNPDKLESGAFIIIDCTNLSIESFTFSHNGFGALIINSIGIKISNCSFHHNLFGIRSINSADCFFFRNDFCMNEISAMDNGNNHYNLEYPLGGNYWDDYRELDLKSGPQQNINGSDGIGDTPKYISGGLCADQYPFLTPLTDASAPPIVSFFWSPSEPTTFEIVRFFDESTDHDGTIVNWTWDFGDGVFSYDRNPMHIYSRSGVYNVTLRVRDNEAIEVFEIEKVKIRNTPPVADFSYSPDSPRMNETVVFAQRSYDLDGYIEAFTWDFGDGGNSTNPSPIHVYQKRGVYNVTLSVMDNDGESSFLVRAIAVGNVKPVARINCSSFKATINNAIQFIDESFDIDGTVIKRSWDFGDGSTSIDKNPLHLYSAKGIFCVTLTVWDDMGASNTSGLIVSIENLPPSALFSWFPESPCGGADVFFIDKSYDPDGYITSYYWEFGDGISSSLRNPSHRYNRPGEFVIYLTVVDDSGAQSKINFTITVKNSPPIAQFEIDPLDAKSLQPIHFYDFSIDPDGYIIEWKWSFGDGTYSSERNSTHVYLSPGRYEITLFVKDDLGRTNSSFSEIIVRNLPPVCDFGWQIIDMKHPTTITFTDLSYDPDGLITSYKWHFGDGSTSLDATPIHTYSKEGEYRVRLTITDNFNESRFLEQLVQVKIPDLIIFSAIEIFPNYPERGEDISITVYVRNAGIYDLHNISLSFMVDDYVFRELRINMQANDTRAIVVTWTSTEGAHFLKITVDGENAVAEISEFNNVVSTRIIVKPGTEIASYRLEVWHVLIAATSFLILFAFIYTFKRKGKGKK; via the coding sequence ATGAAGTTGGGTCTGGCGAACCCTCTATGTGCACTCTTAGCGGTCTTAATACTATTTACTGGATTAAATGCACCTGGAACGAATGACCACGTCGTATCTACAGACGTTGTTTCCAAAAATTTAGAGGTCACTATTGATTTGGGACAGTATGAAGTTTGGACAGCCACTCTAGATGTGAATGAACATATGAATGATGTTTTTTGGAAGGTAAACGAATATGGCATAATGTTTCCATGCAAAAGTATCAACATTTTGCTTCCACCGGATGCAATATTTCTCGACTATCGGTATGAAACGGTAAGTCCTATTTGGATCAGGCAAAATTCATGGGCTACAAATTTTGGAAAAATATATCCAATCAATGATACCAATAAGTATGAATTAAAAGAATCATTGCCTGCAGTCCTTGCAAGACTTCCAGGCGTTCAAGTTGAATTCGGTGGAGTTCATCGCCTTGAGGGTTTGCCTGTGGCAACTTTTTGCGTTTGTCCAGTATCATTTGAATTAACAAACAACTCCGTGATTTTTTCGAAAATGATGAAAATAAGATGCATTTTGGAGTCAATCAATGTTGAAAGGGATGATAGGAACGAAAACATTCTCGGTTGGATCTCCGATGATCTGAGACAACGCATTGAGAATCCGGACATGTTGGACAGATACTTTGACCCTTATAGCACGTATTTACCCGCAAAAAATCTGGATACGTCGGAATATGTAATCATTACAGACGAAAATATGAAAGGTGCTTTCCTGACATTAAAAGAATGGAAGGAATCAAGAGGATCCGTAAATCCGCGATTAAGAAATCTGACCACAAGGATCGTCACTGTCGAATGGATCAAATCAAGTAGGGTCTTCTGGGGAGATCCAGAATCACATAGCGAACATGGAAATGACACTCAGACCAAAATAAGGAACTTCATTAAATTTGCGCATTATAACTGGGCCACAAAATACGTGCTTCTTGGAGGTGACGATGAGCTCTTACCTTGCAGGAAAGTCTTCGTGAAAAATGGGTTGTACCAAGCGCAGATACCGGCAGACATCTATTATGCAGGATTAGACGGGGAGTGGGATAACGATGGAGATGGTGTATACGGCGAAGGTGATGGAGATGGTGGGGGGGCAAACGGAGAAGAGGCGGATCTTCTCGCGGAAGTGTATGTTGGGAGGGCTCCTGTAAGCACCGTATATGAAGCACACAATTTTGTTTCGAAAACCATTGCCTATGAAACCTCACAGTGTGATGATTGGCTTAACAGAATTGTTCTTGTAGGCAACAAACTTGACAATTATCCAACCTGGGGAGGGGATTATAAGGATGAAGTTGCTGAAAGTACTTTCCCTGCTAGCGATCCCGATTTGGATATCTTGAGGCTTTACGAAAGAGATAGGTCGTTCTCAACTTATGCCTTGACAAATGCGATTAACCAAGGCATACACATTTTGAACCATATAGGACACGGCAGCGTCACTAGCTTTGCAGATCTGGATATCAACGATGTTCGCGCCCTGACTAATAACCGTTACTTTTTGCTATACACCCAAGCATGTGACGTCGGGGCCTTCGATCTAGAAAAAGGCGGCGAGACAGACTCGATTGTAGAGCACTTTGTTGCGGGTACACATGGAGCGTTTGCAGCGATTGCGAACTCACGCTATGGGTGGTATACTCAGGGGAGTACAGAAGGGCCTTCCCAGAAATTTGATATTGAGTTCTTTGACTCGATCTTCAATGAGCGCATAAGGAATCTTGGGCATGCTCTTGCGGATTCGAAAGAGGATCTTCTTGCGGCGGTGGCGAGCACTGGACCATATAGATGGGCATACATGTCGCTTAATTTACTAGGTGATCCAGAAACAGAAGTTCATTTCGTTGAGTCGAGGAGTCACGACATAGCAATTACCGGGATTCAATGCGATGAGTGCTATGTGGGTGAGAAGTGCAATATCACCGCAATAGTGACTAATCTCGGTTCCAACACCGAATTTAATTTACCGATTGAACTCATCGTTGATGGCGAATTGATCGCTGCAAATTTCCTCAACCTCTCTCCACAATCATCTAGTATATTGTCATTTTCATGGACTTGCAATATGTATTCCCCAGTCCTGATTCAGATAAGAGCGAACGCAACGTTTGATAAATGGAAAGCAAATGACGAGATGAGCAGCTGGTGCATTCCAACATTGAAGATAAAAGAAAATTATAGCATCCTAAACGAAAACGTCACCCTTTCCTGCAATGTGTTAGTTGAGGAAACTGGACAATTCTATGTGGAGAATTCCACCATTATGTTTTCGTGGAATCGTACTCACGAATTCACGATTCTTGTATGCGGCATGTTTGTCGTGGAGAATTCCAAGCTTACCACGGGTGGATTTGCATTTTATTCCATTTCGACAACTGGGAATTCAGACGTTTCATTTTTAAATTCTACAATTAGGGGGTTTTCTAGCTGCTCGGGAAGAAGTGGTATTGAAATCGAGGGGTCCCTTATAATTAATCATTGCATTCTGGAATCACCCGATGGATCGGTTAACATCAACAATACATCTCATGCTGTGGTAGCAAATACAATAATTCTGGGATCAGAGAATGGCATTTCCATGAGTAATTCTACGGGATCGGCCATTTTGAATATTACCTCAGAAGTGAAACTCACTGGGATCGAAATCAAGAATTCTTCAGGCATAGCTGTAATTGGATGCGTGATTTCTGGAAGCTCTTTTGGGATAGTTCTATCCTATTCAAAGAACCTTAGTTTAATTGATAACAAAGTAAGCAACAATAAATACGATTTTATTATTTATGGATCTTCAAGAGATCACTTTATTCATAATCTATCTGGAAATTTCATCACTTCAGGACCTTTGACCTACCTCTACGAAGAGAAAAATAAAGAATTTAATCCAGATAAACTAGAAAGTGGTGCATTCATTATTATTGATTGCACCAATCTTTCAATTGAATCTTTCACATTCTCGCATAATGGGTTTGGTGCGCTCATTATTAATTCGATTGGTATCAAGATCAGCAATTGTTCATTTCATCACAATCTTTTTGGAATAAGATCTATAAACAGCGCTGATTGCTTCTTTTTCAGAAATGACTTTTGCATGAATGAAATAAGCGCAATGGATAATGGTAACAATCACTACAATCTAGAATATCCCCTAGGAGGTAACTATTGGGATGACTACAGGGAATTAGATCTCAAAAGTGGGCCACAACAAAACATAAATGGGAGTGATGGCATAGGTGATACTCCCAAATATATCTCAGGCGGATTATGTGCTGACCAATATCCATTTCTCACTCCGCTAACAGATGCATCTGCTCCTCCAATAGTATCCTTTTTTTGGTCTCCCTCGGAACCCACCACTTTTGAAATCGTAAGATTTTTCGATGAATCGACAGACCATGATGGGACCATTGTGAACTGGACATGGGATTTCGGAGATGGGGTCTTTTCATACGACAGAAATCCCATGCATATCTATTCGCGAAGTGGAGTTTACAATGTTACATTAAGAGTGCGAGATAACGAGGCAATCGAAGTCTTTGAAATCGAAAAAGTCAAAATTAGAAACACTCCTCCCGTAGCGGATTTCTCATATAGCCCCGATTCCCCTCGGATGAATGAGACTGTCGTTTTTGCACAACGCTCCTATGACCTAGATGGATATATTGAGGCATTCACATGGGATTTTGGCGATGGTGGTAATTCTACTAATCCTTCACCGATTCATGTTTATCAGAAAAGAGGCGTGTACAATGTGACACTATCTGTAATGGACAATGATGGTGAATCTTCATTCTTGGTGAGGGCAATAGCAGTCGGCAATGTGAAACCTGTGGCAAGAATTAACTGCTCTTCGTTCAAGGCAACTATTAACAATGCCATCCAATTCATAGATGAATCATTTGATATCGATGGAACAGTAATTAAAAGATCGTGGGATTTTGGCGACGGTTCAACCTCGATTGACAAGAACCCCCTTCACCTATACTCAGCAAAAGGGATTTTCTGCGTAACACTCACTGTTTGGGACGATATGGGTGCAAGCAACACGAGTGGATTAATCGTATCAATCGAGAACCTCCCACCATCCGCGCTCTTTTCCTGGTTTCCTGAGTCACCCTGTGGCGGAGCTGATGTTTTTTTTATTGACAAATCATATGATCCAGATGGATACATAACTAGTTATTATTGGGAATTTGGAGATGGCATATCCTCATCATTGAGGAATCCATCGCATCGATACAATAGACCAGGCGAATTCGTGATTTACCTCACAGTTGTTGACGATTCAGGTGCTCAATCAAAAATCAATTTTACTATAACTGTGAAGAACTCGCCGCCAATTGCTCAATTCGAAATCGACCCATTGGATGCGAAGAGCTTACAGCCAATTCACTTCTACGATTTCTCAATAGACCCAGATGGTTACATCATAGAGTGGAAATGGTCGTTTGGCGATGGAACTTATAGCTCTGAAAGAAATTCTACACATGTTTATCTTTCTCCAGGAAGATATGAAATCACGCTATTTGTCAAAGACGATCTTGGCAGGACCAATTCCTCATTTTCTGAAATCATCGTACGCAACCTTCCTCCCGTCTGCGATTTTGGTTGGCAAATAATCGATATGAAACATCCAACAACAATCACATTCACCGACTTGAGTTACGATCCGGACGGTTTGATCACTTCTTACAAATGGCATTTTGGCGACGGATCAACATCACTTGATGCCACTCCAATACACACATATTCAAAGGAAGGAGAGTACAGAGTCCGATTGACGATTACAGATAATTTCAATGAATCTCGATTTCTTGAGCAATTAGTACAAGTAAAAATACCAGATTTGATTATTTTTTCAGCGATCGAGATCTTTCCGAATTACCCAGAGAGAGGAGAGGATATCAGTATTACAGTTTATGTAAGGAATGCTGGTATTTACGATCTGCATAACATTTCGCTGTCGTTTATGGTGGACGATTATGTCTTCAGAGAATTGAGAATCAACATGCAGGCAAACGATACAAGAGCGATAGTTGTAACCTGGACTTCAACTGAAGGGGCGCATTTCCTGAAGATCACCGTAGACGGCGAAAACGCAGTCGCTGAGATCTCGGAGTTCAATAATGTTGTATCAACCAGAATAATTGTGAAGCCTGGCACGGAGATAGCATCTTACAGATTAGAGGTGTGGCATGTCCTGATAGCAGCAACTAGTTTTTTGATTCTATTCGCATTTATATATACATTTAAACGGAAAGGTAAAGGAAAAAAATAA
- a CDS encoding CBS domain-containing protein: MDKKIKVEDYMIRNVVSLPPDISVEEATKRLISTEFHGLPVSENGKLVGFITAKELLRAASKPAARIKDIIRKGTISVPPEMDIDDAARILFRYGLRNLPVVDKEGKLIGMISNIDIVRSHIERATPSKVMMIKAFLESKHKIRINVKRRVIPIESLRPTQHEVYADELRGRQYEIKRGLVEPIIVVQKKDHYLLIDGHHRVLAAKAMGVRQFTAFVLEPSIDVELGLEKTATGRGLFTMDDVKIIEGSHHPLVEVTTRLLQEGG; this comes from the coding sequence ATGGATAAGAAAATCAAGGTTGAAGACTACATGATAAGAAATGTTGTGTCTTTACCTCCAGACATCAGTGTAGAAGAGGCAACAAAGAGATTGATTTCGACGGAATTTCATGGATTACCAGTCTCAGAAAATGGAAAGCTTGTTGGTTTCATCACGGCTAAAGAATTGCTTAGAGCAGCATCCAAGCCGGCGGCGAGAATAAAAGACATCATCAGAAAGGGAACAATCAGCGTACCACCAGAGATGGATATCGATGATGCTGCGAGAATTCTTTTCAGATATGGTCTGAGAAATCTACCAGTAGTGGACAAAGAAGGCAAACTAATAGGAATGATTTCAAACATCGATATCGTCAGATCTCATATCGAACGCGCCACGCCTAGTAAGGTGATGATGATCAAGGCTTTCCTCGAATCAAAGCACAAAATTAGAATCAACGTGAAGAGGAGAGTTATACCCATTGAATCCTTGCGGCCTACTCAGCACGAGGTTTATGCGGATGAACTTCGAGGGCGTCAATATGAAATCAAGAGAGGGCTCGTTGAGCCAATTATCGTTGTGCAGAAGAAGGATCACTACCTGCTTATTGATGGACATCATCGGGTTTTGGCAGCAAAGGCCATGGGAGTCAGGCAGTTCACAGCATTCGTTCTTGAGCCGAGCATCGATGTTGAGCTGGGCCTTGAGAAAACAGCCACTGGAAGAGGATTATTTACAATGGATGATGTGAAAATAATTGAAGGGTCTCACCATCCTCTCGTCGAAGTAACGACACGATTACTCCAGGAGGGAGGTTAA